The sequence AAGAAACCAATCAAAATTGCTGCTAAAAAAGTTGCTAAATTCAAGGCTGGAGCTGATTTATCAAATGCAGTTTCTGGTGCTAAGAAAAAATAATCATTCAGATTACGAAAATTCAAGACCGCTTTTCCGAAGCGGTCTTTTTTATGCCCCTTATTATTGACCTTAGATAGATTATGAATTATGGCTTCGAATTCCCTAAACCGAGGATTACATTCATAAACTGAGTGGTCAGGATAAGGTAAAATATCGATTAATAGGAAACATTAAGAAGAATGAAGGTAAGGGTTATTAAATTTTGGCTAAAGCCCACTTCTATGGATTGTTTTAAATCTTTTTTATTAATTTGTTGGAAATAACTTCTACCTACAATTTTTCCCTTCCATCTTTATCTATGGGGCCAATCGTGAAATCTTCCAGTCCAGATCTTCTAATGTATATACAATTCTATCGTGAAGACGGTTAGGTCTTCCCTGCCAGAATTCAATTTCATAAGGCTTTGCAAGGTACCCACCCCAATGATCCGGTCTTGGTACTTCTGTATTTTCGTATTCTTTTTCCAGGTCTTTTAATCTTTCTTCCAGAAACTCACGATCAGGAATTTCCTGACTTTGTGGAGAAACTACAGCGCCTAGCTGGCTTCCCTTGGGTCTTGAATGAAAATAACCATCACTCAAATTCTCCGCTACTTTTTCAAGATCAGCTTTAATAATAATTTGTCTCTCCAGGTTAGGCCAGAAAAAGTGCAGGCAAGCTTTATGATTGTTTTCTATTGCTTTTCCTTTTCTACTGTTGTAATTGGTATAAAAAATAAACCCTTCATGAGTGTACGCCTTCAATAATACCATTCTTGTTCTCGGACAACCGTCTTCTTCTACTGTAGATACTGCCATGGCATTAGCTTCTGACACCTCAGAGCTCTCATTCGCATCCAAAAACCAATCTCTAAACTGTTCAATTGGATTTTGTTTTATCTCACTTTCAATAAGTTGGGATTTATCATACACTTTTCTTTTGTCGTGCAGGTTTTCCATAAATATTTTTTATTAAATTTGAGTATGAATCACTCATACAAAGGTAAAATATTAATCTCGACACCTGACATTTCCGGCGATATTTTTTCCAGATCGGTAGTATTGGTTATTGAACATAATGAAAGTGGAGCTTTTGGTTTGATCCTGAATAAAAAAAACAGCCAGATGAGCAGTAAAATTAAAGAATTCTTTGATTTTAAGATCGAGGTATATGATGGTGGTCCTGTAGAAAATGATAAGGTATTTTTCATTGTAAAAGGAGATGAAAAAGTGACTGAGATCTATACTGATATCACTGATGAATTTTATCTTACTGAAGATATTGAGCGTATCATCAATGCTGTTTTGGCCAATGAACTGGATATTCACAATATCAAAATTTTTTCCGGATATTCAGGGTGGGGCCCTAATCAACTGGATAGTGAGGTTCAGAGAAAGATGTGGACAGTAGTTGATGTTTATAATCTGGATTACACTCTTCCGAATGATCAGACTCTATGGAAATCTATCATGCAGAATCTTGGCGGAGAATTCTTACTTTGGGCTAATTCCCCTGAGGATATTTCATTAAATTAGCAATATCTCTTTCAGATCAATAAAATAATTAACAAATTTTAATATTTCGTTAACCAATTTTAAAGAAACTTTTCCCGTTCTTTGGAAAACCAAAAATCACTGAAATGAAAGGTATTACATTACTTGCTTTATCAATCTTTTCGACTGCTTTTTTATCATTCACCCCTCTTAACAAGAAATACATTATCATTGATGCCGGCCATGGTGGAAATGATAATGGAGCCGTGTATGGCTGCTTTAGTGAAAAGGATATTACATTAAAAATCGCAAAAGAAATTCAAAAACTTAATGGAAAGCAGGATCAATATGAAATGATTTTAATAAGAAATGAAGACACTTATCCCACCCTTTCTGAAAGAACCAATCAAATCAATAAACTGAATCCTGAAATGGTCATTTCACTCCATGTTAATACCTCTTCTCAGGAGGAAACTTCTAAGCATGGAACTGAAATATATGTTCAAAATGCTGAAGACTCTAAGAAACTGGCAGGAAAAATCTACAAAAAATTTAATGTTCGTAAAATTGAAGAGCGTAATAACCTCCATATTTTAAGAGAAACCAAAGCACCTGCTGTACTGGTTGAACTGGGATTCATCAATAATTCTGCAGACAGAGCTTACATTACCAGTGAAAACGGACAAAAAGAAATCGCAAAAAAATTCGTTGACATCATCAACGAAAATTAAATATAGAAACAATTTCTGATATACTCAGAATAAAACCCGGTAAAGGACTTTGTAACTTTGTTGTTTACCGGGTTTGTCAATTTTATGAGTTAAAACTCTTTTTCCAACTCTCTACCAATTCTGTAAATCGGGAAGTTTCAAAGGTTTTATTTCTTATTTTACCTACAGAAAATATGCCTTTCTCATCAGAAATCATTAAAATCTCTTCTGCTTTCTGAGATTCAAATGCAATAATCTCGTGTTCCTGGATATCAGCCAGTTTACTTTTATGTAAGAAAGTGACAAAATTTTCCATTAAAGGAGAGATATAAGCTCCTTCTGTCTGTTTTGGAACTTTAATTACATCGCCTTCCATAAATAAAAGGTTACCGGAAGTAGTACGGGCAATTCTTTTATTAGGGTTTAAAAGAATAACATCATCAAGATCATTTTCCTGAGCATAAATTCCTCCGTAGATATTTTCCGGGCTGTGTACTCTGATATTGCTTAACAGATTATTGTTTACATTAATTTCCTTAATCATATCCAGCTCCAAAGGTCTTTGGTGAACCGCAAGGATATCATCCATCTCTTCAACTTCATAAAAATACGAAATTGAAGATTTTGCCAATGTCACAGCATCTTGATTTCTAAATACCTGGAAATTAATAATTCCATTTTTTATTCCTTTACCGTCTATAATATCCTTTTGGAATAAGGACTGAAAAAACTCCAGGGTATAGGTTAAAGGAATATTCATTCTCATCTTTCTCATGGAAGCCATCAGGAAGAAATAGCATTCTTCATCCATGATCAATTTACCGTCTCTTACAAAGAAAGAAACCTTCACTGCATCGCCCCAAATAAAGGCTCTGTTCCTTACATTCAATGCGTCTGATGTAAAATATTGATTTTCCAATTTTTGATGTGATTTATTTACAAAAAAATAATGAACGATAAATCGTTCATCAGTTTTATCATTTGATACAGCCCTGCATTATGCAGCGCCTAATTTTATTCTGAGATTCTCAATAAGATTTTCCCAATACATTGCGTTTTCTTCTTCGTCACCTTCTTCACAGAAATCTGTAATATTTAGTGCCAAATCTTCTGTAATATCATCTATTGTGATTGTCATTTCAAAGAAGTTTTTAGTTCCCTCATCTTCTTCCCATCTGAAACGCACGAAACCTTCAGGCTTATATCTGATCAAAGTGGCCTTTTCAGCAGGTCCTCCGCCCCAGCTAAAAAAGAAATCATCGCCTTTCTCTGTAACCTCATCCGCAAACCATTCAGACAACCCCTCTGCTGTAGCCAGATATTCGTATAAAATCTCTGATAAACAATGCATTGGGAATTCGTAATGGACTTTATGTTTCGCCATATAATCTTTGTTTTTATCGTCCCGCAATATATAAATTAATTTTTTTATTACACAAAATTGCAGTTACTTTTTTAAAGAATATGCATGATATTTATCAGAGATTATAAATATGTATTATGTTAAGTATTAGCCTTTAAAATTACCATGTAAAGCATAAAAAAAATCTCTCCGTTTGGAGAGACTTTATCTTTAATTTTCATTCAGAATATCAAGTATAATCTGACAACCTTGTCGAATTTCATCAAGAGATAATGTAAGAGGTGGAGAGATTCTCAAATATTCATTTCTGTACAACTGCCAGAATACAATAAGCCCATTTTCCATACATTTTTTAGCAACATGCAAGGTATATTCAGGCTCTCCAAGATTTACGGCAAGCATTAAACCTTTACCATTAATATTTTCAATCTTCGGATGAACCAAAAGTTCTCTGAACAGCTTTTCTTTCTCTTCTATCTCTTCCATTAGACCGCTTTCCAGCACTTCTTTCAAAGTAGCATAGCTGGCTGCAGCAATCAGTGGATTCCCTCCAAAAGTCGTAACGTGACCTAACTTCGGAGAATGGGATAACGTTTCCATAATTTTTCTGGAACTCATAAAGGCTCCTACTGGAACTCCACCTCCCATTCCTTTTCCCATTACAAGGATATCCGGAACCATTCCAAAATGTTCAAATGAGAATAGCTTCCCTGTTCTTCCAAATCCGGGTTGAATTTCATCCAGAATTAAAAGTGCACCAACTTCTTCACATCTTCTTTTCAGCTTAATCAAATAATCATCATTTGGAACCAGAAATCCTGCAGCACCTTGAATTGTTTCTAGAATAACACACGCTGTTTTCTCTGTAATTTTCTCAAATTCATTTTCATTATTGAATTCGATAAAAGTAATCATTGGCAATAATGGGCGGAATTCTCTTTTATGATTTTCATTTCCTGAAACACTTAGTGCTCCATGGGTGTTTCCATGATAGGAGTTTTTAAAGGAAATAATCTCCTCTCTTCCTGTATATCTTTTAGCCAGCTTCAAACTTCCATCAATAGCTTCTGCACCGCTATTCACCAGATACGTTACCTCCAGAGGTTCCGGAGTAGCTTCTGCAAGTAATTTACATAATGCAATGGGTTTCTCCTGAGCATATTCTCCGTACACCATTACGTGAAGATATTTATCTGCCTGTTCCTTGATCGCGTTGACTATTTTTGGATGTGAATGCCCTAATGTATTGGCAGAAACTCCTGCCACAAAATCAAGATATTTTCTCCCGTCCGTACCATAGATATAGTTTCCTTCTGCTTTTTCAACTTCAAAACCTGCAGCAAATTTTGTGGTTTGTGCCTGATATATAAAAAAATCTTTGTGCATTTCCATTGTCTCAAAAAATTTCAGCAAAGCTATAAAAGATTCGTCAAACACCGAAATTATTGATCAGGAATAAAAATCACTCTAATAACTTACAAATGGTTTTAAAAAGATTAGTATACATAATACGTTTTCTGAATTTTTATTTCCAAAAAGCATATCAATTTAGGCATAAAAAAACCGCTTTAAAATAAAGCGGTTCATATATAATATATGATTATTTTCTGACTCTTTTAGGCTTCTTAGCCTCTTCTTTGGCCCGTTCTTTTTCTATAGCTTCTTGAGCATGATCATACAGTTCATTATCTGAAGAATATTTGGTTTCTTCATAGTCCGGACTGTCTACCAATATATCCTGCCACTTCCTGATCCGATCTTTCGTATTCCAGTTGAAATCAGGAAACTTTCTTCTTGAAGGTTCTATTTTACTCATCGGATAGGTATCTGCAGTAGCTCCAATACTACAGGAAATAATCTGCAATGCTCTTTCCTCAAATAAAGCACCAATAATACCACAAGCCGAAAGCGTAATTCCAATTCTCTCTGGTTTTTGGGTTTCTTTATTTACATCATCTACGTAAGCAATAGACTGTGCATTTCCCACTACTCTAGCCTCTTTAATATCATTACCCTGATAATAAACGGTCATAAACTTACCTTTCACCTGATTGAATTCATCTTTCAGGGTTAAAGAGTCTACTTTACTAATGGCAAAGGCGTTTCCAATTACTTTTAAGGAATCTATATTTTCATTCTTGGTATTAAAATAGGCTTCAACTTTATCTCCTGTCACCTGTTTTTCACCACTCCACAAAATAGGTTTTGTATACATGTGCATAACACCATCCGTCTCATTAAAAGCAATAGAGTCTGCTCTTCCCTGCGCATTGGACTTGTACATTCTTGCCTTTTTATAAGCTCTTAAAAAGCTCTTCTTGATAGTGATATCTAAAGAATCCGGTTTTTGATAAGAGATAATCTTTTCTGCTGCAAAATATGCGGTATCTTTTTCCATAATTTTTACAGCATAAGGGTTCTTAGTCATCATTGAAGAATCTTTCTTCTCAAAGATTTCACCATACCCGCCTTTCATATATCTTCTTTCTTTCGGATCATCCAGCTTTACATTTCCCGTGGCTTTCCCAAAACCTGTGATCTGATTAAAATACATATCATCACCAGTAAGGATTTTATCATTATAAAAGATCTTGGAATTTTTGTTCAGGAAAGCTTCTTTGGTTTCCATCCTATAGGTTCCTCTTTCTGTATACACCCTGTTTTTTGGATTAGCTCTGTTGGTAATGGTAGTCGGTCCAAAAAATTCGGCTACTTTGGTATTCTGATTCTGCTTGATATTAACTCCTTCAATAATGTATTGAGCATTATCTATTTTCACGTTTCCTACAAAATCAATCATTTTAGTATCGAGAAAATAGGTTGCAGACTTAGTATACATTACATTTCCCTGAGTGTCGGAAATAGTACCTCCTGTATTAAAATAAGCCTGACTTGAGAGCTTATCATAATACAAAACATCAGTTTTAATAGTTTGTTTAGGATCTGTCAGGACAACATTTTTCCGGGCAACACCTTTTTGGGTATTCCCATCATATTCCATTTCTCCTGCTGTAATCACAGAGCCATCAGCATTCTGAAGCTTTGCATTTCCAATTGCTTTTGCAAAGTTTTCTTCACTATACAAAACAACTTCATCTGCGGTAAGTATAGATCCCTTTTGTTCTATCTGAACATTTCCTACAAAATACTGATTACCATCATACTTTGTGGGATCTTTAATAATTTTATCTGCGTTGATAAGTTTTATTTTATCTTCAGGCTTCAACGGCTGAGGTTTTGCAGGCAAAGGAGTCTGTAAATAAGGATCTCTCTTCACAGGAGTTTTATCCTGCGCAAAACTAAGCGTAGAAATAAAGATAAACAGAAAAAGGATTATTCTCATTAATTAGTCATTCTTAGTGCCATAGAAATATAGCGAATGAGAATCAATTTTTACGCCAAATGCTTCTTCAATGGCTTCTTTGATTCCTTGGATTCTTGGGTCACAGAATTCAATAATTTCTTCAATTTCTTTATCCGAATCTTTTTTGTAGATCACCAGATGGTCATGTTGTTTATCAAAATAAGACTTCTCATAAGATGAAGAGGTAAGGGTCTTTTCTCCGAACTGATGTTTACGGATTAAACCAGCATCAAGAAAGATTTCAATAGTATTATAAATGGTTGCTTTAGAAACATGATATTTCTTCTGCATCATCAGAAGATACAGATCATCAACATTAAAGTGATGATCCATATTATAAATTTCTTCTAATATTGTATATCTTTCAGGAGTGTTTCTGAACCCTTTTTCTAATAAGTAGTTTCTTAAAACATCCTTGATCAATGCTATATTTTTTTCTTTTTGTATTGTATCCATTAAAAAAATTATCTACAAATTTATTGAATTTTATTTAAATAGATAGCATGGTTTAAATACTCCAAGTATTACGAGTTATGACGGAAGTACCCAGACTGTTCAATTTTATTGTCATAAACAGTAAGTTCCGTAATAGGGGCAGATTCTACTTCTACGTTGTGAGAAGACACTCCCCAAGCCTTAAAGTCATCACTTCCTATATACTTTACAAAGTTGTAAATATTAAGGGTAATCTTCTGTTTAACAGTTAAAAGTATATCGTTGATATAGGTGTTATCAATGATTACGTATTTCAGATCCGGCGGTATATTATGGGCTCTTAAAGACGGATGGCTGCTTCTTGAAGGAATGGTTCCATCTGCCATAAGGTCTCTTAATACCATGTTGAAATAATCATTAATTCTTCGGTCTACTTTGAATCCTAAAAGGAAATTGATCTTATAAACGGTTCCAGGAAGAATTTCATCTACCGTATATTTAAATGTATAGGGATCTTCCTGATTCACAATACTCAGGATAAAGTAATGATCTGCTCTTTTTGGCTGTTTTTTGATGATGGAATAAATAATTTTTGATTCAACTTCATCATTTCTTTTGGCTCTGCTCAAATAGGCAAGGTTTGTTGCATATTTTGGAATGGATTCATCCAGTTTCATGTCTTTAAGGATAGAAACGTATTTATCAATTTTTACATATTGGATGAAGTTGGCTTTAATTAATCTTCCATTATACCATGCATACATACATACGGCAATAAATCCACCTAATACCATGGTTAACCAACCGCCATCTACAAACTTAATTACGTTAGCATAGAAGAACCCTGATTCCAGGAACAGATATACAACAGCAAAACCAGCGATAAAAATCTTACTTACTCTTGTACGGCTCAGCCAGTATAAAAGAAGAATTGTAGTCATCAACATGGTAATGGTAATGGTAAGTCCATAGGCAGCTTCCATGCGTTCTGATTTCTGGAAGAATATTACCACTACAAAACAGAAAGCCATCAATCCCCAGTTAATTCTAGGAATATACATCTGTCCTTTAATCCCTGAAGGATATTCAATATGTTGATTCGGCCAGAAAGAAATAGACATAGCTTCTGAGAACATGGTAAATGATCCTGTAATAACCGCCTGACTGGCAATAATTGCTGCCGCAGTAGCCAGGATTACACTTGGTAGAACAGCCCATTCCGGCATAATTCCAAAGAATGGATTCACTCCATTATGTACCTGATGATAGTTATCCAACAACCAAGATCCTTGTCCTAAATAGTTCAGTATAAGCATAAGCTTAACAAAAATCCAGCTGATTCTGATATTCTTTGCACCACAGTGTCCTAAATCTGAGTATAAAGCTTCGGCTCCTGTTGTACATAGGAATACTGCTCCCATAATTACAATGGCACTTGAGGAATGCGTAATCAGATTATATGCATACATTGGATTGAAAGCTCTGATAATCTCAATATGGTCAAAAATATGCATGGATCCTGAAATTCCTAAAACAAGGAACCAGGTTACCATCACTGGACCAAAGAACTTACCAATGGAGGCTGTTCCGAACTGCTGTACGACAAAAATAATGAATAGAATGACTAAAGTAATGAGAACTACCGGAGTTTCAGGATTATAGATTTTCAACCCTTCAATTGCAGACATCACCGTTAAGGAAGGGGTAATTACACTATCTGCTACGAGTGTGGATGCTCCAATAATGGCGACTACATAGAGCCACTTTTTCTTGAGTTTTTTTACTAGTGAATACAACGCAAGAATTCCACCTTCCCCTTTGTTATCTGCTCTTAAAGCAATAATCACATATTTCAGGGTGGTCTGAAGCGTCAATGTCCAGATGATACAGGATAATGCTCCTTCAATGTATTCATCAAATGGCATCGTAGCGCCATCTTTTCTTGCATTCACAATCGCCTTCATTACATAGAGTGGTGAGGTCCCAATATCTCCGAAAACGATTCCAAGCGAAACTATAACGCCTACAAATGAAAGCTTCTTTAAGTCAAAGTGATGACCGCCTTCTGTAACTTCTGCCATATCAGCCAATTTATTTTTTTAAAAGCGCAAATTTATATCAATTTTATGACCCCAAGAATTTTTCTTCATGAATATAATAAATGAAAAAACTTCCTTTCGGAAGTTTTTCTCTATAATCTATCATTATTTAACGTACATCGCTTTTTTGATTTCCTCTTTTACTTTTTCAAGTTTAGGGAACCATTCTGCAAATAATGCAGCAGAGTAAGGTGCAGGTGCATCAGGAGTAGTAATTCTCTTGATTGGAGCATCTAAATAATCAAATGCTTTTTGCTGTACCATATAAGTAATTTCAGAAGATATTGATCCAAATGGCCAAGCTTCTTCTAAGATCACTAATCTATTTGTTTTCTTTACAGATTCTAAAATAGTATCAAAATCTAAAGGACGAACTGTTCTAAGGTCAATAACTTCCACAGAGATTCCTTCTTTCTCCATATCTTCAGCTGCCTGCATCGCCAACTTCATGATCTTACCAAAAGAAACTAAAGTAACATCTTTACCTTCTTTCTTGATATCTGCTTTTCCGATAGGTAAGTAGTACTCTTCTTCAGGAATTTCCATTTTATCACCATACATTTGCTCAGATTCCATGAAAATAACTGGATCATTATCTTGAATAGCTGTTTTCAACAATCCTTTTGCGTCATAAGGGTTTGATGGTACTACAACCTTAAGCCCCGGACAGTTGGCAAACCAACCTTCAAAAGCCTGAGAGTGAGTTGCACCTAGTTGTCCCGCAGAAGCAGTAGGTCCACGGAATACGATTGGGCAGTTCCACTGTCCACCACTCATCTGACGGATCTTCGCCGCATTATTGATAATCTGGTCAATTCCTACTAAAGAGAAATTGAATGTCATAAATTCTACGATAGGTCTGTTCCCATTCATTGCTGCTCCTACAGAGATCCCTGTAAATCCAAGTTCTGCAATCGGTGTATCGATTACTCTTTTTGGACCAAATTCATCCAGCATTCCTTTTGAAGCTTTATATGCACCATTATATTCTGCAACTTCCTCCCCCATCAGGTAAATGGATTCGTCTTTACGCATTTCCTCGCTCATTGCCTGTGCAATTACCTCACGAAAAGTATATTCTGCCATATTTTCTTGAAAAATTTAGACTACAAAAATAGTGTTTTTTTATTATACACATAACAAAAAGGCGTTTCATTTGAACAAGATGCTTCAATATTAATAATAATTCAAAAAAGGATGTTTTATGGAAAAGGGAAATAGAGGCTGCAAGAGGAAAGTTAATAGAGTCTGAAAGAATTATCGAAACACATTTATTTTGTGGATAAACTTTTAATACGTTTAAAAAATTGTATAAATATTTTCTCTTCTCGGTACTTATATTCTATAGGTGAAGAGATTTTATTTTCGTTACATATTTTTAGAAAAAATGACATTCCATTTCTGAAATGCCATTTTAAAATTCTATTTAAACTTATATTAATTAGCTTTCTCCCAAACCTGGGTTCTTCCTAATAATGATAATCCTAAATACCCTCTTACATTAAGCTTATCACCGCTTTTTGTAATGGTACATTTGTATGTTTTTCCTGTTTTAGGATCAGTAATACTCCCACCAGTAAATTCATCTCCTTCTTTTTTCAAACCTCTGATAATTTCCAATCCTAAAATTGGTTTACCTTTTCTATCATCTTTACAAGCTGTACAGTTAGGATCTGCCGGTTTAATCAATAACTGAGATACTTTCCCGTAATACTTCCCGTCTGACTTCTTAAAGATCTCTACAATAGATTTAGCTTGTTTGGTTTCATCATCTATTGTCTTCCACTTTCCTTCTATCTGTGCAAAGGTCATCACACCAAATAAAGAAAGCGCGAATGTTAACATTATTTTTTTCATATTTCTATAGTTTTAATTTTAATACAATATACTTTTCTATGTATTGATAAAAATATAAATTAATTCTTAACGAACAAAAACTTTTATTATACAAAGCATAAAAGAGCAAATAATTAGATTACCTAATTCAACTTTCTATTAATCACTCTATCCATATAATCCTGATACCATGCTTTTGCAGTCTGTTTTCCCTGTTCTACTTCAGGTGTTTTTAACTGGTCAATCAGGTTCTTCTCAAGAGCAAGATCAGATTTGTTATATACTCCGACAATTTCCTTGCCATCAAAACGATAAATATAATTTCCAATCATAAACTGTTCATTATTTCCATCCGAATTGATCATAATACTTGGATATTTCTTATCACTTACCAAACTTCTCCCCCAGCTTCTGATAGGTTTATTGTAACCAATCAAGTCTGCGAGTGTTGGATAAATATCTATTTGTTGAGCTATTTCAGGATTTTCTCCTTTAAGCTGATATACGGGATTTGGAGAATATAACACCAATGGAACAGCAAATCGGTTCATCGCTTTCTCATATTCCGGATAATAAATCTGATTGGTATGATCTCCTGTGAAAACAAAAATTGTATTGTGGAACCAAGGTTCC is a genomic window of Chryseobacterium nakagawai containing:
- the pdxH gene encoding pyridoxamine 5'-phosphate oxidase, with the translated sequence MENLHDKRKVYDKSQLIESEIKQNPIEQFRDWFLDANESSEVSEANAMAVSTVEEDGCPRTRMVLLKAYTHEGFIFYTNYNSRKGKAIENNHKACLHFFWPNLERQIIIKADLEKVAENLSDGYFHSRPKGSQLGAVVSPQSQEIPDREFLEERLKDLEKEYENTEVPRPDHWGGYLAKPYEIEFWQGRPNRLHDRIVYTLEDLDWKISRLAP
- a CDS encoding YqgE/AlgH family protein, with protein sequence MNHSYKGKILISTPDISGDIFSRSVVLVIEHNESGAFGLILNKKNSQMSSKIKEFFDFKIEVYDGGPVENDKVFFIVKGDEKVTEIYTDITDEFYLTEDIERIINAVLANELDIHNIKIFSGYSGWGPNQLDSEVQRKMWTVVDVYNLDYTLPNDQTLWKSIMQNLGGEFLLWANSPEDISLN
- a CDS encoding N-acetylmuramoyl-L-alanine amidase family protein, whose translation is MKGITLLALSIFSTAFLSFTPLNKKYIIIDAGHGGNDNGAVYGCFSEKDITLKIAKEIQKLNGKQDQYEMILIRNEDTYPTLSERTNQINKLNPEMVISLHVNTSSQEETSKHGTEIYVQNAEDSKKLAGKIYKKFNVRKIEERNNLHILRETKAPAVLVELGFINNSADRAYITSENGQKEIAKKFVDIINEN
- a CDS encoding aminotransferase class IV, translating into MENQYFTSDALNVRNRAFIWGDAVKVSFFVRDGKLIMDEECYFFLMASMRKMRMNIPLTYTLEFFQSLFQKDIIDGKGIKNGIINFQVFRNQDAVTLAKSSISYFYEVEEMDDILAVHQRPLELDMIKEINVNNNLLSNIRVHSPENIYGGIYAQENDLDDVILLNPNKRIARTTSGNLLFMEGDVIKVPKQTEGAYISPLMENFVTFLHKSKLADIQEHEIIAFESQKAEEILMISDEKGIFSVGKIRNKTFETSRFTELVESWKKSFNS
- a CDS encoding START-like domain-containing protein; its protein translation is MAKHKVHYEFPMHCLSEILYEYLATAEGLSEWFADEVTEKGDDFFFSWGGGPAEKATLIRYKPEGFVRFRWEEDEGTKNFFEMTITIDDITEDLALNITDFCEEGDEEENAMYWENLIENLRIKLGAA
- a CDS encoding aspartate aminotransferase family protein, which translates into the protein MHKDFFIYQAQTTKFAAGFEVEKAEGNYIYGTDGRKYLDFVAGVSANTLGHSHPKIVNAIKEQADKYLHVMVYGEYAQEKPIALCKLLAEATPEPLEVTYLVNSGAEAIDGSLKLAKRYTGREEIISFKNSYHGNTHGALSVSGNENHKREFRPLLPMITFIEFNNENEFEKITEKTACVILETIQGAAGFLVPNDDYLIKLKRRCEEVGALLILDEIQPGFGRTGKLFSFEHFGMVPDILVMGKGMGGGVPVGAFMSSRKIMETLSHSPKLGHVTTFGGNPLIAAASYATLKEVLESGLMEEIEEKEKLFRELLVHPKIENINGKGLMLAVNLGEPEYTLHVAKKCMENGLIVFWQLYRNEYLRISPPLTLSLDEIRQGCQIILDILNEN
- a CDS encoding OstA-like protein — its product is MRIILFLFIFISTLSFAQDKTPVKRDPYLQTPLPAKPQPLKPEDKIKLINADKIIKDPTKYDGNQYFVGNVQIEQKGSILTADEVVLYSEENFAKAIGNAKLQNADGSVITAGEMEYDGNTQKGVARKNVVLTDPKQTIKTDVLYYDKLSSQAYFNTGGTISDTQGNVMYTKSATYFLDTKMIDFVGNVKIDNAQYIIEGVNIKQNQNTKVAEFFGPTTITNRANPKNRVYTERGTYRMETKEAFLNKNSKIFYNDKILTGDDMYFNQITGFGKATGNVKLDDPKERRYMKGGYGEIFEKKDSSMMTKNPYAVKIMEKDTAYFAAEKIISYQKPDSLDITIKKSFLRAYKKARMYKSNAQGRADSIAFNETDGVMHMYTKPILWSGEKQVTGDKVEAYFNTKNENIDSLKVIGNAFAISKVDSLTLKDEFNQVKGKFMTVYYQGNDIKEARVVGNAQSIAYVDDVNKETQKPERIGITLSACGIIGALFEERALQIISCSIGATADTYPMSKIEPSRRKFPDFNWNTKDRIRKWQDILVDSPDYEETKYSSDNELYDHAQEAIEKERAKEEAKKPKRVRK
- a CDS encoding Fur family transcriptional regulator codes for the protein MDTIQKEKNIALIKDVLRNYLLEKGFRNTPERYTILEEIYNMDHHFNVDDLYLLMMQKKYHVSKATIYNTIEIFLDAGLIRKHQFGEKTLTSSSYEKSYFDKQHDHLVIYKKDSDKEIEEIIEFCDPRIQGIKEAIEEAFGVKIDSHSLYFYGTKND
- a CDS encoding KUP/HAK/KT family potassium transporter, which translates into the protein MAEVTEGGHHFDLKKLSFVGVIVSLGIVFGDIGTSPLYVMKAIVNARKDGATMPFDEYIEGALSCIIWTLTLQTTLKYVIIALRADNKGEGGILALYSLVKKLKKKWLYVVAIIGASTLVADSVITPSLTVMSAIEGLKIYNPETPVVLITLVILFIIFVVQQFGTASIGKFFGPVMVTWFLVLGISGSMHIFDHIEIIRAFNPMYAYNLITHSSSAIVIMGAVFLCTTGAEALYSDLGHCGAKNIRISWIFVKLMLILNYLGQGSWLLDNYHQVHNGVNPFFGIMPEWAVLPSVILATAAAIIASQAVITGSFTMFSEAMSISFWPNQHIEYPSGIKGQMYIPRINWGLMAFCFVVVIFFQKSERMEAAYGLTITITMLMTTILLLYWLSRTRVSKIFIAGFAVVYLFLESGFFYANVIKFVDGGWLTMVLGGFIAVCMYAWYNGRLIKANFIQYVKIDKYVSILKDMKLDESIPKYATNLAYLSRAKRNDEVESKIIYSIIKKQPKRADHYFILSIVNQEDPYTFKYTVDEILPGTVYKINFLLGFKVDRRINDYFNMVLRDLMADGTIPSRSSHPSLRAHNIPPDLKYVIIDNTYINDILLTVKQKITLNIYNFVKYIGSDDFKAWGVSSHNVEVESAPITELTVYDNKIEQSGYFRHNS
- a CDS encoding pyruvate dehydrogenase complex E1 component subunit beta, which translates into the protein MAEYTFREVIAQAMSEEMRKDESIYLMGEEVAEYNGAYKASKGMLDEFGPKRVIDTPIAELGFTGISVGAAMNGNRPIVEFMTFNFSLVGIDQIINNAAKIRQMSGGQWNCPIVFRGPTASAGQLGATHSQAFEGWFANCPGLKVVVPSNPYDAKGLLKTAIQDNDPVIFMESEQMYGDKMEIPEEEYYLPIGKADIKKEGKDVTLVSFGKIMKLAMQAAEDMEKEGISVEVIDLRTVRPLDFDTILESVKKTNRLVILEEAWPFGSISSEITYMVQQKAFDYLDAPIKRITTPDAPAPYSAALFAEWFPKLEKVKEEIKKAMYVK
- a CDS encoding DUF2147 domain-containing protein → MKKIMLTFALSLFGVMTFAQIEGKWKTIDDETKQAKSIVEIFKKSDGKYYGKVSQLLIKPADPNCTACKDDRKGKPILGLEIIRGLKKEGDEFTGGSITDPKTGKTYKCTITKSGDKLNVRGYLGLSLLGRTQVWEKAN